Proteins co-encoded in one Pseudoliparis swirei isolate HS2019 ecotype Mariana Trench chromosome 7, NWPU_hadal_v1, whole genome shotgun sequence genomic window:
- the pmpca gene encoding mitochondrial-processing peptidase subunit alpha produces the protein MATHMSRCKTWSRVQRFGIAAYRKYSSGSRYPNISLSEPLPGIPKPIFASGDGLEQHETRITTLENGLKVASQNKFGQFCTVGILVNSGSRHEAKYPSGVAHFIEKLAFSSTAQYGSKDEILLTLEKHGGICDCQTSRDTTMYAVSAEVKGLDMVVSLLSDAVLQPRLLDDEIEMTRMAVRFELEDLNMRPDPEPLLTEMIHAAAYRGNTVGLPRFCPVDNVDKIDKTVLHNYLRNYFRPERMVLAGVGIEHEQLVECARKYLLGAKPVWGTTAVADVDLSVAQYTGGIIKIEKDMSDVSLGPTPIPELTHIMIGLESCSFLEDDFISLAVLNMMMGGGGSFSAGGPGKGMFTRLYLNVLNRHHWMYNATSYHHSYEDTGLLCIHASADPRQVREMVEIITREFIQMAGSAEEMELERAKTQLKSMLMMNLESRPVIFEDVGRQVLSTAKRKLPHELCDLISNVTAGDIKRVATKMLRSKPAVAALGDLTDLPSYEHIQAALSSKDGRLPRMYRLFR, from the exons atggcgactcACATGTCGAGGTGTAAAACCTGGAGTCGCGTTCAAAG GTTTGGGATCGCAGCGTACAGAAAATACAGCAGTGGTAGCCGATACCCAAATATCTCCCTCTCTGAACCGCTGCCTGGGATCCCAAAACCGATATTCGCATCTGGAGATGGTCTGGAACAACACGAAACCAGGATCACAACTCTAGAAAATGGGCTCAAAGTCGCTTCCCAAAACAAATTTGGTCAATTCTGCACCGTCGGAA tTTTAGTAAATTCTGGATCCAGACATGAAGCAAAGTACCCGAGTGGAGTAGCACACTTCATAGAGAAACTCGCCTTCTCT tCCACAGCTCAGTACGGGAGTAAAGATGAAATTCTCCTCACGTTGGAAAAACACGGAGGGATATGTGACTGCCAGACGTCAAG GGACACCACCATGTATGCAGTGTCTGCGGAGGTGAAGGGTCTGGACATGGTGGTCAGTCTTCTCTCTGACGCTGTTCTACAGCCTCGCCTGCTGG ATGACGAGATCGAGATGACCAGAATGGCCGTACGCTTTGAGTTGGAAGATCTGAACATGAGGCCCGACCCTGAACCTTTACTCACGGAGATGATCCATGCT GCCGCGTATCGAGGCAACACCGTCGGACTGCCTCGCTTCTGTCCTGTGGACAACGTGGACAAGATTGACAAGACGGTGCTCCACAACTACCTGCGTAACTACTTCCGCCCCGAGCGGATGGTGCTGGCGGGCGTGGGCATCGAGCACGAGCAGCTGGTCGAATGTGCCAGGAAGTACCTGCTGGGCGCCAAGCCGGTGTGGGGGACAACGGCCGTGGCCGACGTGGACCTCTCGGTGGCGCAGTACACTGGGGGCATCATCAAG ATTGAGAAGGATATGTCGGATGTGAGCCTTGGCCCCACCCCCATCCCGGAGCTCACCCACATCATGATCGGCCTGGAGAGCTGCTCCTTCCTG GAGGACGACTTCATCTCACTCGCGGTGCTCAACATGATGATGGGTGGAGGCGGCTCCTTTTCGGCAGGGGGGCCTGGGAAAGGCATGTTCACCCGCCTCTACCTGAACGTGCTCAACAG GCATCACTGGATGTACAATGCCACCTCCTACCATCATAGCTATGAGGACACCGGTCTGCTGTGTATCCATGCCAGTGCGGACCCCAGACAG GTGCGGGAAATGGTTGAGATAATAACCAGAGAGTTCATTCAGATGGCAGGCAGTGCAGAAGAG atggagctggagagggCCAAGACTCAGCTCAAGTCCATGCTGATGATGAACCTCGAGTCCAGGCCCGTTATTTTTGAAGATGTTGGCCGCCAGGTTCTCTCCACAGCAAAGAGAAAGCTGCCGCATGAGCTGTGTGATCTAATAA GCAACGTGACGGCCGGCGACATCAAGAGAGTCGCCACCAAGATGCTGCGCAGTAAGCCCGCCGTCGCAGCTCTGGGAGACCTGACGGATCTGCCCTCGTACGAACACATCCAGGCCGCCCTGTCCAGCAAGGACGGACGTCTGCCCCGCATGTACCGCCTCTTCCGATAG